Proteins from a genomic interval of Corvus moneduloides isolate bCorMon1 chromosome 6, bCorMon1.pri, whole genome shotgun sequence:
- the PTGR2 gene encoding prostaglandin reductase 2 isoform X5, with protein sequence MIIQRVVLNSRPGKNGVPVAENFRLEQSTIADTVQAGQVRVKTLYLSVDPYMRCRMNEDTGSDYLQPWQLSEVADGGGIGVVEESKHDNLAKGDFVTSFTWPWQTVAILDGSLLQKLVPQLVNSS encoded by the exons ATGATTATACAAAGAGTAGTGCTGAATTCACGGCCTG GTAAGAATGGAGTGCCAGTGGCTGAAAACTTCCGACTGGAGCAAAGTACAATAGCAGATACAGTCCAAGCAGGACAAGTGCGTGTTAAAACTCTCTACCTCTCAGTGGACCCCTACATG CGCTGCCGAATGAACGAGGACACGGGCTCAGATtacctgcagccctggcagctgtcTGAAGTTGCTGATGGTGGGGGCATCGGGGTTGTGGAGGAGAGCAAGCACGATAACCTTGCTAAAGGAGACTTTGTAACTTCCTTCACTTGGCCCTGGCAGACAGTGGCAATTCTGGATGGAAGCTTGCTACAAAAG CTTGTTCCACAACTTGTAAATAGCAGCTAA